A portion of the Paenibacillus hamazuiensis genome contains these proteins:
- the lepA gene encoding translation elongation factor 4 produces the protein MDIQSRQKKIRNFCIIAHIDHGKSTLADRILEFTGALSSREMQDQVLDQMDLERERGITIKLQAVRLNYRADDGEEYILNLIDTPGHVDFTYEVSRSLAACEGALLVVDAAQGIEAQTLANVYLALDNNLEILPVINKIDLPSAEPERVKQEIEDVIGLDASEAVLASAKAGIGIKEILEQITQKVPAPSGDPNKPLKALIFDSHYDPYKGVIVYVRVIDGSIKAGSKIKMMATDKTFEVIEVGAFKPRMSIVDELNVGDVGFIVAGIKNVGDTRVGDTVTDAKNPTPEPLPGYRKINPMVFCGLYPIETSDYNDLREALEKLQLNDASLSFEPETSTALGFGFRCGFLGLLHMDVIQERIEREFNIPLITTAPSVVFRVTKTNGEVLNIENPSLFPEPGKIDFVEEPYVKASIIVPNDYVGTIMELCQGKRGEFINMEYLDTTRVTLTYDIPLSEIVYDFFDQLKSSTKGYASFDYELSGYKQSNLVKMDILLNNEQVDALSFIVHRDRAYNRGRIICEKLRELIPRQMFEVPIQAAIGQKVIARETVKAMRKNVLAKCYGGDISRKRKLLEKQKEGKKRMKQVGSVEVPQEAFMAVLKIDEN, from the coding sequence ATGGACATCCAATCGAGACAAAAGAAAATAAGGAACTTTTGCATTATCGCACATATCGACCACGGCAAATCGACGTTGGCCGACCGGATCCTCGAGTTCACCGGGGCGCTGTCGTCCCGTGAAATGCAGGACCAGGTGCTGGACCAAATGGATTTGGAACGCGAGCGCGGCATCACGATCAAGCTGCAGGCGGTGCGTCTGAATTACCGCGCGGACGATGGTGAGGAGTATATTTTGAATTTGATCGATACGCCGGGGCATGTCGACTTTACGTACGAGGTCTCGCGGAGCCTCGCCGCTTGCGAAGGTGCGCTGCTGGTCGTCGACGCGGCTCAGGGCATCGAAGCGCAAACGCTCGCGAACGTATACTTGGCTCTGGACAACAATCTGGAAATTTTGCCGGTTATCAACAAAATCGATCTTCCGTCGGCGGAGCCGGAACGGGTGAAGCAGGAGATCGAAGATGTGATCGGGCTGGATGCCAGCGAAGCGGTGCTTGCTTCGGCGAAGGCGGGTATCGGCATCAAGGAAATTTTGGAGCAGATTACGCAGAAGGTGCCGGCTCCGAGCGGAGATCCGAATAAACCGCTGAAGGCGCTTATTTTCGACTCCCACTACGATCCGTACAAAGGCGTCATCGTCTACGTGCGGGTGATCGACGGCTCGATCAAGGCCGGCTCGAAAATCAAGATGATGGCGACGGACAAAACGTTCGAGGTCATCGAAGTCGGCGCGTTCAAGCCGCGCATGAGCATTGTCGACGAGCTGAACGTCGGCGACGTCGGTTTTATCGTGGCCGGCATCAAAAACGTGGGCGATACGCGCGTCGGCGATACGGTGACCGATGCGAAAAATCCGACGCCGGAGCCCTTGCCGGGTTACCGGAAAATCAATCCGATGGTATTCTGCGGGTTGTACCCGATCGAAACGTCGGATTACAACGACCTGCGCGAAGCGCTGGAGAAGCTGCAGCTGAACGACGCTTCGCTCAGCTTCGAGCCGGAGACGTCGACGGCGCTCGGCTTCGGCTTCCGCTGCGGCTTTCTAGGTCTTTTGCACATGGACGTTATTCAAGAGCGCATTGAGCGCGAATTCAACATTCCGCTCATTACAACCGCACCCAGCGTGGTGTTCCGGGTGACGAAAACAAACGGGGAAGTGCTGAACATCGAGAACCCGTCTTTGTTCCCCGAGCCGGGCAAAATCGACTTCGTCGAGGAGCCTTACGTGAAAGCTTCCATCATCGTGCCGAACGATTATGTCGGAACGATCATGGAGCTGTGCCAAGGAAAACGCGGCGAGTTTATCAACATGGAGTATCTCGATACGACGCGGGTCACGCTCACGTACGACATACCGCTCTCCGAAATCGTCTACGATTTCTTCGATCAGCTGAAATCGAGCACGAAAGGATATGCATCGTTCGATTACGAGCTATCCGGCTACAAGCAGTCCAATCTGGTGAAAATGGACATCTTGCTGAACAACGAGCAGGTGGACGCTTTGTCGTTTATCGTTCACCGCGACCGGGCGTACAACCGCGGACGGATCATTTGCGAGAAGCTCAGAGAGCTGATTCCGAGACAAATGTTCGAGGTGCCGATCCAGGCGGCGATCGGGCAAAAGGTCATCGCCCGCGAAACGGTCAAGGCGATGCGCAAAAACGTGCTGGCCAAATGTTACGGCGGCGACATCAGCCGGAAGCGGAAGCTGCTGGAGAAGCAGAAGGAAGGCAAGAAGCGGATGAAGCAGGTCGGCAGCGTCGAGGTGCCGCAGGAAGCATTTATGGCGGTGCTGAAGATCGACGAGAATTAA
- the hemW gene encoding radical SAM family heme chaperone HemW, protein MNVTVRQETPSAVYIHIPFCTNKCHYCDFNSYVLKGQPVADYLDALEREMEQTVRLVPPRTVETIFVGGGTPTVLLPDQMERFLRIVRTYFPTDHEQLEFTMEANPGTTDEEKLQAMKEGGVNRISFGVQSFDNGLLAEIGRIHNTDDVYRSLENARKVGFANLSIDLMFGLPKQTLKIMEETLNEALALDLKHYSIYSLKVEENTLFHTLYQKNQLPLPDEDEELQMFLYIMKRLGEAGYEQYEISNFARPGFESRHNSMYWRNRSYYGIGAGAHGYVNGQRHVNIKGVQPYIDATRGALPRLEQFEVTGQEAMEDFMMVGLRMLKGVSNRDFSEQFGGLSIEDIFAPTLNKLLANGLIERAADGYRLSPQGLLLGNEVFAEFLS, encoded by the coding sequence ATGAACGTAACGGTACGACAAGAAACGCCGAGCGCGGTGTATATTCATATTCCGTTCTGCACGAACAAATGCCATTATTGCGACTTCAACTCCTATGTGCTGAAAGGCCAGCCGGTGGCGGACTATTTGGACGCGCTGGAGCGGGAGATGGAGCAGACGGTGCGGCTTGTCCCGCCGCGGACGGTCGAAACGATCTTTGTCGGCGGCGGGACGCCGACGGTGCTGCTGCCGGACCAGATGGAGCGATTTTTGCGGATTGTCCGCACCTATTTTCCGACGGATCACGAGCAGCTGGAGTTTACGATGGAAGCGAACCCGGGCACGACGGATGAGGAAAAGCTGCAGGCGATGAAGGAAGGCGGCGTCAACCGGATCAGCTTCGGGGTGCAGTCGTTCGACAACGGCTTGCTGGCGGAAATCGGGCGGATTCACAATACGGACGACGTCTACCGCAGTCTGGAAAATGCGCGGAAAGTCGGCTTCGCCAACTTGTCCATCGATTTGATGTTCGGACTGCCGAAGCAGACGCTTAAAATCATGGAAGAAACGCTGAACGAAGCTTTGGCGCTCGATTTGAAGCATTACTCCATCTACAGCCTGAAGGTCGAAGAAAACACCTTGTTTCATACGCTGTACCAGAAAAACCAGCTTCCGCTTCCCGACGAAGACGAGGAGCTGCAAATGTTCCTTTATATAATGAAGAGACTGGGCGAAGCGGGCTACGAGCAGTATGAAATCAGCAATTTTGCGAGGCCCGGGTTCGAAAGCCGCCATAACAGCATGTACTGGCGCAACCGCAGCTATTACGGCATCGGCGCCGGGGCGCACGGCTACGTAAACGGACAGCGACACGTCAATATTAAGGGGGTTCAGCCGTATATCGATGCGACCCGCGGTGCACTTCCCCGTTTGGAGCAGTTCGAAGTGACCGGGCAGGAAGCGATGGAGGACTTTATGATGGTCGGGCTGCGCATGCTGAAAGGCGTAAGCAACCGGGATTTCTCGGAGCAGTTCGGAGGTTTGTCGATAGAGGATATTTTTGCGCCGACGCTGAATAAACTGCTGGCTAACGGACTGATCGAACGAGCCGCGGACGGATATCGCTTATCCCCGCAAGGGCTGCTGCTCGGCAACGAAGTGTTTGCGGAATTTTTGAGCTGA